One genomic window of uncultured Erythrobacter sp. includes the following:
- the rplV gene encoding 50S ribosomal protein L22 has product MGKAKSPRRVADNEALAVGTQIRGSAQKLNLVAQLIRGKKAEEALNILSFSKKAMAKDASKVLASAIANAENNHDLDVDALVVAEASVGKSITMKRFHTRGRGKSTRILKPFSKLRIVVREHDEEEA; this is encoded by the coding sequence ATGGGTAAGGCAAAGTCCCCCCGCCGCGTAGCGGATAACGAGGCTCTGGCAGTCGGCACGCAGATTCGCGGCTCGGCTCAGAAACTGAACCTCGTGGCTCAGCTGATCCGCGGCAAGAAGGCCGAAGAGGCTTTGAACATCCTCTCCTTCTCCAAGAAGGCGATGGCGAAAGACGCCAGCAAGGTGCTCGCATCTGCGATCGCCAACGCGGAAAACAACCATGATCTCGACGTCGACGCGCTTGTCGTTGCCGAGGCTTCGGTCGGTAAGTCGATCACCATGAAGCGGTTCCACACACGTGGCCGTGGTAAGTCGACCCGCATCCTGAAGCCGTTCAGCAAGCTGCGCATCGTGGTTCGCGAACACGACGAGGAAGAGGCGTAA
- the rpsS gene encoding 30S ribosomal protein S19, whose product MARSVWKGPFVELSLLKKAEDAQESGGNKPIKTWSRRSTILPQFVGLTFNVYNGQKFIPVSVSEEMVGHKLGEFAPTRSFPGHAADKKGKR is encoded by the coding sequence ATGGCACGTTCCGTCTGGAAAGGTCCGTTTGTCGAGCTCAGCCTGCTCAAGAAGGCAGAGGACGCACAGGAATCGGGTGGCAATAAGCCGATCAAGACCTGGTCGCGTCGCTCTACTATTCTGCCGCAGTTCGTTGGGCTGACCTTCAACGTTTATAACGGACAGAAATTCATTCCCGTCTCGGTTTCGGAAGAAATGGTCGGTCACAAGCTCGGTGAATTTGCGCCTACACGCAGCTTCCCCGGTCACGCTGCCGACAAGAAGGGTAAGCGCTAA
- the rpsQ gene encoding 30S ribosomal protein S17 yields the protein MPKRILIGTVTSDKTDKTVTVKVERKVKHPLYGKIIRRSKKYHAHDEKNEYSVGDIVRIEETKPISKTKTWAVKDQVVSGGTQAIEADLDVEAAGQ from the coding sequence ATGCCGAAACGTATCCTGATCGGGACTGTCACCTCCGACAAGACCGACAAGACCGTGACCGTGAAGGTCGAACGCAAGGTGAAGCACCCGCTCTACGGGAAGATCATCCGCCGTTCGAAGAAATATCACGCGCACGATGAGAAGAACGAATATTCCGTAGGCGATATCGTCCGGATCGAGGAGACCAAACCGATCTCCAAGACCAAGACCTGGGCCGTGAAGGACCAGGTTGTATCCGGTGGTACGCAGGCGATCGAAGCCGATCTCGATGTCGAGGCGGCAGGTCAGTAA
- the rplB gene encoding 50S ribosomal protein L2, whose product MALKNYKPTSPARRGLILVDKSGLHKGGPVKSLTEGKRKTGGRNNKGHVTSRGIAGGHKQKYRYIDFKRRKWDVPATVERIEYDPNRTAFIALLKYEDGELAYIICPQRLAVGDTVLAAEKTDTKPGNAMLMGQMPVGTICHNVEMKPGKGGQIARSAGTYVQIVGRDRGMVIVRLNSGEQRYLRSDCMGTVGAVSNPDNQNQNFGKAGRTRWKGRRPLTRGVAKNPVDHPHGGGEGRTSGGRHPVTPWGKPTKGARTRKNKQTDKMIIRSRHAKKKR is encoded by the coding sequence ATGGCACTCAAGAACTACAAACCGACGAGCCCCGCGCGCCGCGGCCTCATCCTCGTCGACAAATCGGGCCTGCATAAAGGCGGTCCGGTGAAGTCGTTGACGGAAGGCAAGCGCAAGACGGGCGGCCGCAACAACAAGGGCCACGTGACATCGCGCGGCATTGCTGGCGGTCACAAGCAAAAGTATCGCTACATCGACTTCAAGCGTCGCAAGTGGGATGTTCCCGCGACGGTTGAGCGGATCGAATACGATCCGAACCGCACCGCCTTCATTGCGCTGCTGAAGTACGAAGATGGCGAGCTTGCTTACATCATCTGCCCGCAGCGTCTCGCTGTTGGTGACACGGTGCTGGCGGCTGAAAAGACCGATACCAAGCCTGGCAATGCCATGCTGATGGGTCAGATGCCGGTTGGTACAATCTGTCACAATGTCGAGATGAAGCCGGGCAAGGGCGGGCAGATCGCTCGTTCGGCAGGCACTTACGTCCAGATCGTCGGTCGTGACCGCGGTATGGTCATTGTGCGTCTCAACTCGGGCGAGCAGCGTTACCTGCGCTCCGATTGCATGGGTACGGTTGGCGCGGTTTCGAACCCTGACAACCAGAACCAGAATTTCGGCAAGGCCGGTCGCACCCGCTGGAAGGGCCGCCGCCCACTGACGCGTGGTGTCGCCAAGAACCCTGTCGATCACCCGCACGGTGGTGGTGAAGGCCGCACCAGCGGTGGTCGTCATCCGGTTACTCCATGGGGCAAGCCGACCAAGGGCGCCCGTACCCGCAAGAACAAGCAGACGGACAAAATGATCATCCGTTCGCGTCACGCGAAGAAGAAGAGGTAA
- the rplC gene encoding 50S ribosomal protein L3, producing MRTGVIAKKVGMTRLFHEDGRHVPVTVLALEDCQVVSHRTAERDGYFAVQLGAGEAKQKNVAKPQREHFAKAEVALKKRVAEFRVESEEGLPPVGAQISADHFVAGQKVDITGHTQGKGFAGAMKRWGFGGLRATHGVSISHRSHGSTGNRQDPGRVFKGKKMAGHMGDRQRTQQNLEVVRTDATRGLLFIKGSVPGSKNGWLLVRDAVKLAAADDLPFPAAILETAAPQAEEAAPVETPVEETAVEAAAETPAADTPAPEAEAPAADAPASDENKEG from the coding sequence ATGCGCACTGGCGTGATCGCAAAGAAGGTTGGGATGACCCGCCTCTTCCATGAGGACGGACGGCACGTGCCGGTTACCGTTCTCGCATTGGAAGACTGTCAGGTTGTCTCCCACCGCACCGCAGAGCGTGACGGCTATTTCGCCGTTCAGCTTGGCGCGGGCGAAGCGAAACAGAAAAACGTGGCAAAGCCGCAACGCGAGCATTTTGCCAAAGCCGAGGTCGCGCTGAAGAAGCGCGTCGCGGAATTCCGGGTCGAAAGCGAAGAGGGTCTCCCCCCTGTCGGAGCGCAAATCAGCGCCGATCACTTCGTCGCCGGTCAAAAGGTCGACATCACCGGTCACACCCAGGGTAAAGGCTTTGCCGGCGCTATGAAGCGTTGGGGCTTCGGCGGTTTGCGCGCCACCCACGGTGTTTCGATCTCACACCGTTCGCACGGTTCGACGGGTAACCGTCAGGATCCGGGGCGTGTGTTCAAGGGCAAGAAGATGGCTGGTCACATGGGTGATCGCCAGCGTACGCAGCAGAACCTCGAAGTTGTCCGTACGGACGCGACACGCGGTTTGCTCTTCATCAAGGGATCGGTCCCCGGTTCGAAGAATGGCTGGTTGCTGGTTCGCGATGCTGTGAAGCTCGCCGCTGCCGACGATCTTCCATTCCCCGCCGCGATCCTCGAAACCGCCGCCCCGCAAGCTGAAGAAGCTGCGCCGGTTGAGACTCCGGTCGAAGAAACCGCAGTGGAAGCAGCAGCTGAAACGCCTGCAGCAGACACTCCTGCGCCAGAGGCAGAGGCTCCCGCAGCTGACGCTCCGGCCAGCGACGAAAACAAGGAGGGCTGA
- the rplP gene encoding 50S ribosomal protein L16: MLQPKKTKYRKAFKGKIKGDAKGGTTLNFGSYGLKALEPERLTARQIEAARRAITRAMKRQGRLWIRVFPDVPVSKKPAEVRQGKGKGSVEYWAARVKPGRILFELDGVPGPIAAMAFERAAMKLPIKTKVVARLGDTSHLGGN, translated from the coding sequence ATGCTACAACCGAAGAAAACCAAATATCGCAAGGCCTTCAAGGGCAAGATCAAAGGCGATGCAAAGGGCGGCACCACGCTGAACTTTGGCTCTTATGGTCTCAAGGCTCTTGAACCCGAGCGCCTGACTGCGCGCCAGATCGAAGCGGCTCGCCGTGCGATCACTCGTGCAATGAAGCGTCAGGGTCGTCTGTGGATCCGCGTCTTCCCCGACGTGCCTGTGTCTAAGAAGCCTGCCGAAGTTCGTCAGGGTAAGGGCAAGGGCTCGGTCGAATACTGGGCAGCTCGCGTAAAGCCGGGCCGCATCCTGTTCGAACTCGACGGTGTTCCCGGCCCCATCGCCGCGATGGCTTTCGAGCGCGCTGCGATGAAGCTTCCAATCAAGACCAAGGTTGTTGCTCGTCTGGGCGACACCAGCCACCTGGGAGGCAACTGA
- the rpsC gene encoding 30S ribosomal protein S3 — MGQKSNPIGLRLQINRTWDSRWYAEGRDYAALLKEDIEIRKYIVKNLPQAAISKVVIERPAKLCRISIYAARPGVIIGKKGADIEKLRTKLSTMTESEVKLNIVEIRKPEIDAKLVAQGIADQLVRRVAFRRAMKRAMQSAMRLGAEGIKIVCGGRLGGAEIARVEQYREGRVPLHTLRANIDYAETEALTAYGIIGIKVWVFKGEILGHDPTAQDRLMMESQTSGVRPAR, encoded by the coding sequence ATGGGCCAGAAGAGCAATCCGATCGGTCTGCGCCTGCAGATCAACCGCACCTGGGACAGCCGGTGGTACGCCGAAGGGCGTGATTATGCTGCGCTGCTCAAGGAAGACATCGAGATCCGCAAATACATCGTCAAGAACCTGCCGCAGGCAGCGATCTCGAAGGTGGTGATTGAGCGTCCAGCCAAGCTGTGCCGTATCTCGATCTACGCGGCTCGCCCCGGCGTGATCATCGGCAAGAAGGGTGCAGACATTGAAAAGCTGCGCACCAAGCTGTCGACCATGACCGAAAGCGAAGTGAAGCTGAACATCGTTGAAATCCGCAAGCCGGAAATCGACGCGAAGCTCGTCGCTCAGGGTATCGCCGATCAGCTGGTTCGCCGTGTGGCTTTCCGCCGTGCGATGAAGCGCGCCATGCAGTCCGCCATGCGTCTTGGTGCTGAAGGCATCAAGATCGTTTGCGGCGGCCGTCTTGGCGGCGCTGAAATCGCCCGTGTCGAGCAGTACCGCGAAGGCCGTGTGCCGCTGCACACGCTGCGTGCCAACATCGACTACGCTGAAACCGAAGCGCTGACCGCTTACGGCATCATCGGCATCAAGGTGTGGGTCTTCAAAGGCGAAATCCTGGGTCACGATCCGACCGCACAGGACCGCCTGATGATGGAATCGCAAACTTCGGGAGTGCGTCCCGCCCGCTGA
- a CDS encoding 50S ribosomal protein L23 — MAKKQEVDARHYDVILAPHITEKSTLASEHNAVVFKVSNDATKPQIKEAVEAIYDKKVASVNTIVTKGKTKRWRGKPYKRSDFKKAVVTLADGEMIDITSGI; from the coding sequence ATGGCTAAAAAGCAAGAAGTAGACGCGCGTCACTATGACGTGATTTTGGCTCCGCACATCACCGAGAAGTCGACGCTGGCTTCCGAGCACAATGCGGTGGTCTTCAAGGTGTCCAACGACGCGACCAAGCCGCAGATCAAGGAAGCCGTTGAGGCGATCTACGACAAGAAAGTCGCATCGGTGAACACCATCGTCACCAAAGGCAAGACGAAGCGCTGGCGAGGCAAGCCCTACAAGCGCTCCGACTTCAAGAAAGCTGTCGTAACCCTCGCTGATGGCGAGATGATCGACATCACAAGCGGTATCTGA
- the rplD gene encoding 50S ribosomal protein L4 produces MKVKVQKIDGKASGDIELNDAVFGVTPRADILHRVVTWQLENRRATARPTRERSDVARTGKKFGAQKGSGGARHGARSAPIFIGGGKAHGARKRDFNQSLNKKVRALGLKMALSSKAAEGLVVVDSLDVKDAKTKALKGQFDKAGYNGKVLFIDGESVNDSFKKAAGNLVGVNVLPAAGANVYDILNHDTLVLTKDAVEKLEARFNG; encoded by the coding sequence ATGAAGGTGAAGGTCCAGAAAATCGACGGGAAAGCATCCGGCGACATCGAACTGAACGATGCTGTCTTTGGTGTGACCCCGCGTGCCGACATCCTGCACCGGGTTGTGACCTGGCAGCTGGAAAATCGCCGTGCCACCGCACGTCCAACGCGTGAGCGTTCGGATGTGGCTCGCACCGGTAAGAAGTTTGGCGCTCAGAAGGGTTCGGGCGGCGCACGTCACGGTGCTCGTTCTGCTCCGATCTTTATCGGTGGCGGTAAGGCACACGGCGCGCGCAAGCGTGACTTCAACCAGTCTCTCAACAAGAAAGTTCGTGCACTCGGCCTGAAGATGGCGCTTTCGAGCAAGGCCGCTGAAGGTCTGGTTGTTGTCGACAGTCTTGACGTGAAAGACGCGAAGACGAAGGCTCTTAAGGGTCAGTTCGACAAGGCTGGCTACAACGGCAAGGTGCTCTTCATTGACGGCGAAAGCGTGAACGACAGCTTCAAGAAAGCTGCCGGAAACCTCGTCGGCGTGAACGTGCTCCCGGCTGCCGGCGCCAACGTTTACGACATTCTCAACCACGACACGCTGGTCCTGACCAAGGATGCGGTCGAGAAACTGGAGGCGCGCTTCAATGGCTAA
- the rpmC gene encoding 50S ribosomal protein L29 — translation MADIEDLRTKTDDQLSAELTELKREQYNLRFQAATNQLEKPAEIRRVRRTIAQIKTLQNERAAKSAAEAKA, via the coding sequence ATGGCCGATATCGAAGATCTTCGTACGAAGACCGATGACCAGCTGTCCGCTGAGCTAACCGAGCTCAAGCGTGAGCAGTACAACCTGCGCTTTCAGGCTGCGACCAACCAGCTCGAAAAGCCCGCGGAAATCCGCCGCGTGCGTCGCACCATTGCGCAGATCAAAACGCTGCAGAACGAGCGTGCCGCCAAGTCGGCCGCTGAAGCTAAGGCGTAA